The Primulina tabacum isolate GXHZ01 chromosome 7, ASM2559414v2, whole genome shotgun sequence genome includes a window with the following:
- the LOC142551657 gene encoding uncharacterized protein LOC142551657, producing the protein MDFRSMTRRELQVLCKKNKIPANLSNLEMASKLTELFQEKEKPSSRGWIKWQNDNKSGTESNVVLPREAKKVRFSPEDEMIEFTRSREKKRRSKRAYALGDNSLSAENLDKAAWKNGKADCSVRVTRLREKLSANDLLNGNKRGRNKINGNNDRDEEVVDSVGIERMSENILDGPGRVTRSRGKKLVEILVREKSRGEDNIVAVGTRKSLRNRGVADEGKLCRDFSVMVKNNVKRKEKVTAEENLISRRPNKNYKIVDYSEVRKHDIEKHENDSSMCLRNITKSLAVEGLEAEAKNNGAKVDVHGKIEADFPVDEPKKMELRRSSRRRVEISLNDEWGKHNFTVANDKYPSKTSVLHSETSGVSENVEKVIQPAGVRTRSREANLNQKAVSTNGKFLAEATRENTFKNKSLEVINVLGEADVIQQKNQARKRIRGHITGESFVKPNNDARPLTRSKRKTVGNEKTVSVGVLDNFADQTKLSNNLTEPNSLEDSSDKDWITIGESLRVEAQLSILDAAEGSNDTNTKNLICNKRLASIRKRHRKDKETSAAVGVSMKSMDVSESIYMAEDPASEISDSQTDFSQSQIGMSASKLMDAVAVPLSLRVSEHEIVRETMSDDYNSKPVLQVFGQPETFDNVIIAADLEVTEEAKADDKVQLNSPVLDHCQMKDISSEENLENFEIINETNLLTGCLEVSNNADMDQKMGEAGGFEPCGEGLINFTDSTSALEMKMSSSGNLRISHESVNMTDETNFLVINDTHSESDESGESRKIKDLKLTSDENMEFGVSIPCDGERNARTNSQDNEMCYEYFINFTDSTSALEIKKPSSGKLRISHESDNMTEGANFLVTKDTHSESEAGESRNIKDLKLTSDENMEFGLSIPFDGERSARTNSQDSEMCSEYFINDSDKDGIFHDPPVEVSASMSANPIGNERGRSTEVCQVGEGYRTSVRKLAETKEGRCSKAYVRVTGEDRLSASVQFDCQRGTCITSQDRVSCSGECSIEEFGGQGTFHDSQDAASTVVPSNCMHSKFTTGSSGLQEVNWSRSETSKSEGSHATIFAKREIIEAEAGVSNTTEGKEANRSGNEMNRDQNSLIDQINKGEHKMFDQAFESFSEAKYDPEQLNSPLAEPIATPNTQEAALSSVSETVRHTMPLFKIDSQSGVSNQLVDENANGAESKKEKVEFADAQTMSIGGATNQVNFQNPEMDLNCLSGSPVDRVTPSGPKEALTHGTDKTNMTSLTKSKNQEMEEVSEWGDHIPTDKSLSCPTTNKQEYDTGSYAGKEGYQLQILFATPINFAAPCKVDEISVCEKNAERADFSFEECFGTTKKNEVTKTNSDVKVEVSGNELENYLGLGNLMLANEKDIKIPEINDVEVENTCSYAVVSKTIYDANKESWTDNTGEKMRESNSLTKENVIDIENEEVNEDMGSKVAKTYSGIIFSEAKYDGNEEERTENTSECMKESNSIPEKNEEEIGVERVNEAEMENNLSSIVLSEATLDYKEKHWIDNEGEHMKKSNSVTEDIEENIRNEDVNEIESFDVENIFSSAVFSEAKFDGCEEQCAENTCESIKKSNSATEKHREENMVSLGQSLLDEEATENDSKSSEENIISLSLKNLRAGKGSAELLLDFNLVENHRYGDTDYVKYEGEITPSSGDLPGITDNDVKQGNDMEGSFEKNLNPKVANMRTFNGETDLEIHKDSPPCILSKASHENDKVTEKEDMEMASSKSHYIGYTLDNNMLSTIDGIQKTCEERALHHHSVHNTVTTAEHVSTFWGDKPDMLQSLATHIFVEESECSNTEITNVETSNFNMKYNQEVDGGGVPQQFSTSEFHPIEDLKTDIPTFSDSSAYECSHLANSIKECLESEYSVAVLNDSGANLHNNLDESQRVTNERVACFDDKNDKPSIGEESEEPDESIPFVEPDEDTATNETLGGRKELDIKDDRSAAKKNARTILIHGTPNKLFLADNMKENAPNTKRSQIGDYTTVRPTKRRALQDVIWK; encoded by the exons ATGGATTTTCGAAGTATGACGCGCAGAGAACTGCAGGTTCTCTGTAAGAAGAATAAGATTCCAGCCAATTTGTCAAATCTGGAGATGGCAAGCAAGCTTACTGAACTTTTCCAG GAAAAGGAAAAACCTTCTTCTCGAGGGTGGATAAAGTGGCAAAATGACAATAAGAGTGGAACTGAATCTAATGTGGTCTTGCCTAGGGAGGCTAAGAAAGTGAGGTTTAGTCCGGAAGATGAAATGATAGAGTTCACTAGATctagagaaaagaagagaagaAGCAAAAGGGCTTATGCTTTAGGTGATAACAGTTTATCTGCCGAAAATCTGGATAAAGCCGCTTGGAAGAACGGGAAGGCAGACTGTTCTGTCAGGGTAACTAGGCTAAGAGAAAAATTATCAGCAAATGATCTTTTAAATGGAAACAAGAGAGGTAGAAACAAGATCAACGGCAACAATGATAGAGATGAAGAAGTTGTTGACAGCGTGGGCATTGAGAGGATGTCAGAGAATATTTTAGATGGCCCTGGGAGGGTTACCAGGTCTAGAGGGAAGAAGTTGGTGGAAATTTTGGTGAGGGAGAAGAGTAGAGGTGAAGATAACATAGTTGCAGTGGGAACAAGAAAGTCTCTTAGGAACAGAGGGGTTGCTGACGAAGGGAAATTGTGTAGGGATTTCAGTGTAATGGTGAAGAATAACGTGAAAAGGAAGGAAAAGGTAACAGCAGAAGAAAATCTGATATCGAGGCGACCTAATAAGAATTATAAGATTGTTGATTATTCTGAAGTCCGTAAACATGATATAGAGAAACACGAGAATGATTCAAGTATGTGTTTGAGAAACATAACGAAGTCATTGGCGGTTGAAGGTTTGGAAGCTGAAGCGAAAAATAATGGAGCAAAAGTTGACGTCCATGGAAAAATTGAAGCAGATTTTCCCGTTGATGAGCCTAAGAAAATGGAATTGAGAAGAAGTAGCAGGAGAAGGGTGGAGATATCGTTGAATGATGAGTGGGGAAAGCATAATTTTACAGTTGCAAATGATAAGTATCCATCGAAAACTTCAGTATTGCACTCGGAAACTAGTGGAGTTTCTGAGAATGTTGAGAAGGTTATCCAACCTGCTGGGGTAAGGACAAGGTCAAGAGAAGCAAATTTGAATCAGAAAGCAGTTTCTACCAATGGAAAATTTCTTGCTGAGGCAACACGTGAGAATACTTTTAAGAATAAATCTCTAGAAGTAATCAATGTTTTGGGCGAAGCTGATGTAATACAACAAAAGAATCAAGCAAGAAAGCGAATAAGGGGTCACATTACAGGGGAAAGTTTCGTGAAGCCCAACAATGACGCAAGACCTCTAACACGGTCAAAAAGGAAGACTGTTGGAAATGAGAAAACTGTGTCTGTAGGTGTATTAGACAACTTCGCTGACCAAACTAAGCTATCAAATAACTTGACGGAACCAAATTCATTGGAAGATTCATCAGATAAGGATTGGATAACAATTGGAGAATCATTACGTGTGGAAGCTCAGCTGTCCATTCTAGATGCTGCCGAAGGCTCCAATGATACAAATACCAAAAATTTGATTTGTAACAAGAGACTGGCATCTATCAGAAAGCGTCACAGAAAGGACAAAGAAACTTCTGCTGCAGTTGGGGTCAGTATGAAATCAATGGATGTTAGTGAATCAATCTACATGGCAGAAGATCCAGCATCTGAAATATCAGATTCGCAGACAGATTTTTCACAAAGTCAAATTGGAATGTCTGCCAGCAAGTTGATGGATGCAGTAGCAGTTCCCTTATCGCTGAGAGTTTCTGAACATGAAATTGTTCGAGAAACCATGTCAGATGATTATAACAGCAAGCCTGTGCTTCAGGTTTTTGGCCAACCAGAGACTTTTGACAATGTAATCATCGCAG CTGATCTGGAAGTGACCGAGGAGGCTAAAGCAGACGATAAAGTTCAACTGAATTCCCCTGTTCTCGATCATTGTCAAATGAAAGATATTTCTTCTGAAGAGAATctggaaaattttgaaatcatcAATGAGACAAATTTGCTGACTGGTTGCCTTGAAGTATCCAATAATGCGGATATGGACCAAAAAATGGGAGAAGCTGGTGGTTTTGAGCCTTGTGGTG AGGGACTGATTAATTTTACAGACTCAACGAGTGCATTGGAAATGAAGATGTCTTCATCAGGAAATCTAAGAATCAGTCACGAGTCTGTTAATATGACTGATGAAACCAACTTTCTTGTTATTAATGATACACATTCTGAATCAGATGAATCTGGTGAATCAAGGAAGATAAAGGACCTCAAGCTcacaagtgatgaaaatatggaatTTGGAGTATCTATTCCATGTGATGGTGAAAGAAATGCCAGGACCAATTCACAGGACAATGAAATGTGTTATGaatatttcattaattttacAGACTCGACGAGTGCATTGGAAATTAAGAAGCCTTCATCAGGCAAGCTAAGAATCAGTCACGAGTCTGATAATATGACTGAAGGAGCCAATTTTCTTGTCACTAAAGATACACATTCTGAATCTGAAGCTGGTGAATCTAGGAACATAAAGGATCTCAAGCTCACAAGTGACGAAAATATGGAATTTGGACTATCTATTCCATTTGATGGTGAAAGGAGTGCTAGGACCAATTCGCAGGATAGTGAAATGTGTTCTGAATATTTCATTAATGATTCTGATAAGGATGGAATATTTCACGATCCCCCAGTGGAGGTCTCTGCCAGCATGTCAGCAAACCCTATTGGAAATGAGAGAGGTAGAAGCACTGAGGTTTGTCAAGTTGGTGAGGGATACAGAACCAGTGTTCGTAAGTTAGCTGAAACTAAAGAGGGCAGATGCTCAAAGGCTTACGTGAGGGTTACAGGCGAAGATAGATTGAGCGCATCTGTACAGTTTGATTGTCAAAGAGGTACTTGTATCACGTCACAAGATCGTGTAAGCTGTTCTGGTGAATGTTCTATCGAGGAATTTGGTGGGCAAGGAACATTTCACGACTCCCAAGATGCAGCCTCTACGGTCGTGCCATCAAATTGTATGCATAGTAAATTTACCACAGGAAGTTCAGGTTTACAGGAAGTTAATTGGTCAAGATCAGAAACTTCTAAATCTGAAG GTTCACACGCTACAATTTTTGCCAAACGTGAAATTATTGAAGCAGAAGCTGGTGTTTCTAACACTACTGAAGGGAAAGAAGCTAATAGATCTGGAAATGAAATGAACAGAGATCAAAACTCCTTGATTGATCAAATTAACAAGGGAGAACATAAAATGTTTGATCAAGCCTTTGAAAGTTTCAGTGAAGCCAAATATGATCCAG AGCAACTAAATAGTCCTCTGGCAGAACCTATTGCGACCCCAAACACCCAGGAAGCTGCTTTGAGCAGTGTAAGTGAAACAGTAAGACACACAATGCCCTTATTCAAGATTGATAGTCAGTCTGGAGTTTCAAATCAGCTAGTTGATGAGAATG CCAATGGTGCTGAGAGCAAAAAAGAAAAAGTTGAGTTTGCTGATGCACAAACAATGTCTATTGGTGGAGCTACCAACCAAGTGAATTTTCAAAACCCGG aAATGGATCTCAACTGTCTCTCGGGGTCACCAGTGGATAGGGTTACTCCTAGTGGACCGAAGGAAGCTTTGACTCATGGAACTGACAAAACAAATATGACGTCTTTGACTAAATCCAAGAACCAAGAGATGGAGGAGGTAAGTGAATGGGGAGATCATATACCCACGGATAAAAGTTTGTCTTGTCCAACTACCAATAAACAGGAATATGATACTGGCTCTTATGCAGGCAAAGAAG GATATCAACTCCAGATTCTCTTTGCAACACCAATCAATTTTGCGGCTCCTTGCAAGGTTGATGAAATCTCGGTTTGTGAAAAAAATGCAGAAAGAGCTGATTTTTCGTTTGAGGAGTGCTTTGGCACAACAAAGAAAAATGAGGTGACTAAAACCAACTCTGATGTAAAGGTGGAAGTTTCTGGAAATGAACTGGAGAACTACTTAGGCCTTGGAAATTTAATGCTAGCAAATGAAAAAGATATCAAGATTCCAGAGATAAATGATGTTGAAGTGGAAAATACCTGCTCATATGCAGTTGTTTCCAAGACTATATATGATGCCAATAAAGAGTCTTGGACTGACAATACAGGTGAGAAAATGAGAGAATCTAACTCTCTAACAAAAGAAAATGTAATAGATATCGAGAATGAAGAAGTAAATGAGGATATGGGCTCTAAGGTTGCAAAAACATACTCCGGTATTATCTTTTCTGAGGCTAAATATGATGGGAATGAAGAGGAGAGGACTGAAAATACGAGTGAGTGCATGAAAGAATCTAACTCTATACctgaaaaaaatgaagaagagATCGGGGTTGAAAGAGTAAATGAGGCTGAGATGGAAAATAATCTCTCCAGTATAGTTCTTTCTGAAGCTACATTGGATTACAAAGAAAAGCACTGGATTGATAACGAAGGTGAGCACATGAAAAAATCTAACTCTGTAACTGAAGACATCGAGGAAAATATCAGGAATGAAGATGTAAATGAGATTGAGAGTTTTGACGTGGAAAATATCTTCTCCAGCGCTGTTTTTTCTGAGGCTAAATTTGATGGCTGCGAAGAGCAGTGTGCAGAAAACACGTGTGAGAGCATAAAAAAATCTAATTCTGCAACTGAAAAACATAGGGAAGAAAATATGGTTTCTTTGGGACAATCCCTTTTAGATGAGGAAGCAACAGAGAACGACAGTAAATCAAGTGAGGAAAATATTATTAGCCTGAGCTTGAAGAATTTACGTGCAGGCAAAGGAAGTGCTGAACTGTTATTAGATTTCAATCTGGTAGAGAACCACCGTTATGGGGATACAGATTATGTTAAATATGAAGGTGAAATAACACCAAGCAGTGGAGATTTACCTGGCATAACTGACAATGATGTTAAACAGGGTAATGATATGGAGGGTAGTTTTGAGAAAAATCTGAACCCCAAAGTAGCAAATATGCGCACCTTCAACGGTGAGACAGATCTGGAGATACATAAAG ATTCTCCTCCCTGCATTTTGTCGAAGGCCTCCCATGAAAATGACAAAGTTACAGAAAAAGAAGATATGGAAATGGCCTCATCGAAAAGCCATTATATTGGTTACACTCTCGATAATAATATGCTTTCAACCATTGACGGGATTCAGAAGACATGCGAGGAGAGAGCCTTGCACCATCATAGTGTACATAACACGGTTACCACTGCAG AACATGTATCCACTTTCTGGGGTGACAAACCTGATATGCTTCAGAGTTTAGCAACACATATATTTGTTGAAGAGAGTGAATGCAGCAATACCGAAATAACCAATGTGGAAACCTCAAATTTCAATATGAAATACAATCAGGAGGTTGATGGTGGAGGGGTTCCGCAACAATTTTCCACGTCTGAATTTCATCCGATAGAAGACCTCAAAACTGATATCCCAACTTTCTCAGATTCATCTGCCTATGAGTGTAGTCATCTGGCCAATAGCATAAAAGAGTGCCTTGAATCTGAATATTCTGTAGCAGTTCTCAATGACTCTGGTGCCAACCTTCACAATAATTTAGACGAGTCTCAAAGGGTTACTAATGAAAGAGTTGCTTGCtttgatgataaaaatgatAAACCATCAATCGGTGAAGAAAGTGAAGAACCAGATGAATCAATACCATTTGTGGAACCCGACGAAG ACACAGCTACGAATGAGACTTTGGGAGGACGGAAGGAGCTCGATATCAAAGATGACCGTTCTGCTGCGAAGAAGAATGCTAGAACCATTTTGATACATGGAACGCCTAATAAGCTTTTCCTGGCAGACAACATGAAGGAGAATGCACCTAATACTAAAAGATCACAGATTGGTGATTATACAACAGTTAGACCAACGAAAAGACGGGCCTTGCAGGATGTTATATGGAAATAG
- the LOC142551660 gene encoding uncharacterized protein LOC142551660, which yields MAVSVSPAVTRTAVKSPQYATSANVKLPLFSSLQFPKELRMSNARSKPLKYESRTRSLTLVASKEIFASFDELLEKSDKPVFVDFYATWCGPCQFMVPVLEEVSSLMKDKIQVVKIDTEKYPTIANEYKIEALPTFILFMDGKPCDRFEGAMAAQKLIERIETSLQVKQ from the exons ATGGCCGTTTCAGTCTCGCCCGCAGTTACCAGAACCGCGGTTAAATCGCCGCAGTATGCTACATCGGCGAATGTGAAGCTACCGCTATTCTCTTCTCTTCAATTTCCAAAGGAGCTCCGTATGTCGAATGCTCGGAGCAAGCCCCTGAAATATGAATCTAGAACCCGAAGCCTCACGCTG GTTGCATCAAAGGAGATATTTGCTTCTTTTGATGAGTTGTTGGAAAAATCTGATAAACCAGTGTTCGTCGATTTCTATGCAACTTG GTGTGGTCCTTGCCAGTTCATGGTTCCTGTTCTGGAAGAAGTGAGCTCTTTAATGAAAGATAAGATCCAAGTGGTGAAAATCGATACCGAAAAGTATCCCACAATTGCAAACGAGTACAAAATTGAGGCTTTACCAACTTTCATTTTGTTTATGGATGGGAAACCATGTGATCGATTT GAGGGTGCGATGGCTGCGCAGAAGCTCATTGAACGCATCGAGACTTCCCTCCAAGTCAAGCAGTAG